A genomic window from Pelagicoccus albus includes:
- a CDS encoding ACT domain-containing protein, giving the protein MINFEIKTQLSVNVENTPGAIATLSDKLAEHDISLNAITVNEGHSSGSFRFVANDHETARTALVEAGYSVQTDDVLSIRLQDSKGKLAFLTKAFSQSGINIDYMYASVDEEGGGSKLILKVSNIHLASQVLTAILDAA; this is encoded by the coding sequence ATGATTAACTTCGAGATCAAAACCCAGTTGAGCGTAAACGTTGAAAATACTCCTGGAGCCATCGCGACCTTGAGTGACAAACTTGCTGAACACGATATAAGCCTAAACGCGATCACCGTGAATGAAGGGCATTCCAGCGGAAGCTTTCGCTTTGTCGCCAACGATCACGAAACCGCGAGAACAGCGCTCGTGGAGGCTGGCTACTCGGTCCAGACGGACGACGTGCTTTCCATCCGGCTTCAAGACAGCAAAGGCAAGCTGGCATTTTTGACCAAAGCGTTTTCCCAAAGCGGCATCAATATAGACTACATGTACGCAAGCGTGGATGAAGAAGGAGGCGGTTCCAAACTGATCCTGAAGGTTTCCAACATTCACTTGGCGAGCCAAGTCTTGACTGCGATTTTGGACGCGGCCTAG
- a CDS encoding glycine zipper domain-containing protein, which produces MDNYNVSAIRLAGRLLLGSMLILFLQGCASNAYETVPRSTSGKIQQVDSGTVVATRTVVIEGEATYVGRSSGAIIGSAVGQTAGEGSGRTLAAAGGAVVGGIVGGMVEKEMTKKVAQEVTVSLDDGGTVVVVQERKDVGFVEGDRVSVTQTRTGEAHVSHAHYQSDGIY; this is translated from the coding sequence ATGGACAACTACAATGTTTCAGCAATACGTCTTGCAGGACGTTTGCTTCTCGGCTCGATGCTCATCCTTTTTTTGCAAGGTTGCGCTTCGAATGCCTATGAAACGGTTCCTCGCTCTACCTCTGGAAAAATTCAACAAGTCGATAGTGGCACGGTCGTAGCGACTCGCACTGTCGTAATCGAGGGGGAAGCAACCTATGTGGGTCGATCCAGTGGAGCTATCATAGGTTCCGCGGTTGGACAGACAGCGGGTGAAGGTTCAGGCCGAACCCTGGCTGCGGCTGGTGGAGCTGTAGTAGGCGGAATCGTAGGAGGAATGGTGGAGAAGGAGATGACTAAAAAAGTCGCTCAAGAAGTGACGGTGAGCCTCGATGATGGCGGTACCGTGGTTGTGGTTCAAGAGCGCAAGGATGTGGGCTTCGTAGAAGGAGATCGCGTGAGCGTAACCCAAACCCGAACGGGTGAAGCGCATGTTTCCCATGCTCATTACCAGAGCGATGGAATCTACTGA